In the genome of Balneola sp., one region contains:
- the msrB gene encoding peptide-methionine (R)-S-oxide reductase: MYKHVYFLLPVVLLAMFAFTKSPEADHHHEGHEHTFETMLDTVPTFPYQKTEAEWKEILTPSQFRILRKKGTEFPYVNEYFDSKEDGIYVCAGCGQALYDSDHKYKSGTGWPSFWKPIDDSLVVELEDRSLFMVRTEIVCSNCGGHLGHVFDDGPRPTGLRYCMNSAAMKLVDRDKVPELSEN; this comes from the coding sequence ATGTATAAACACGTCTACTTTTTATTGCCCGTGGTTCTATTGGCGATGTTTGCCTTCACGAAATCTCCTGAAGCGGATCATCACCATGAAGGCCATGAACATACATTTGAAACTATGCTCGATACAGTTCCTACTTTTCCATATCAAAAAACGGAAGCTGAATGGAAGGAGATTTTGACTCCCTCTCAATTTCGTATTCTTAGAAAGAAAGGAACCGAATTTCCATATGTGAACGAATATTTCGACTCGAAAGAGGACGGAATATATGTTTGTGCTGGATGTGGTCAGGCTCTTTATGATTCTGATCATAAATATAAAAGTGGTACAGGCTGGCCAAGTTTTTGGAAACCTATCGACGATTCATTAGTTGTTGAGCTTGAAGATCGAAGTTTATTTATGGTACGTACTGAAATTGTTTGCTCGAATTGCGGCGGACATTTGGGACATGTATTCGATGACGGGCCCCGCCCTACTGGATTGAGGTACTGTATGAATTCGGCTGCCATGAAATTGGTAGATAGAGACAAAGTACCTGAACTAAGTGAAAACTAA
- a CDS encoding acyloxyacyl hydrolase has translation MPNCKGSVLFVLILTLVLTDTLIAQEKISLNKDHKFSILAGYSPISIKFFGKTPNTQTSISQVRYQKKTKYSYKKLPIYYQVSISPYIYYDYEKRDDGGKKDIASGFGFSPIGFATFYELNRHIDFQLSTSGGFMIMNQDFPTDKGQQLNFTYELEPSLVIRNNHFFSFAAGYKFHHISNAQTGTENPGVDSNFIFFSIILSS, from the coding sequence ATGCCTAATTGTAAGGGTTCAGTATTATTTGTTTTAATACTGACATTAGTACTTACCGATACTCTGATAGCACAAGAAAAAATATCACTTAATAAAGATCATAAATTTTCTATTCTGGCTGGGTACTCTCCTATTTCTATTAAGTTTTTTGGAAAAACACCCAATACTCAAACCTCGATCAGTCAGGTTCGTTATCAAAAAAAAACGAAGTATTCCTACAAGAAGTTACCTATCTATTATCAAGTCAGTATTTCTCCATATATCTACTATGATTACGAGAAAAGAGATGATGGAGGGAAAAAGGATATCGCATCGGGATTTGGGTTCTCTCCTATTGGCTTTGCTACCTTTTATGAGCTCAATCGTCACATTGATTTTCAATTAAGTACTTCAGGAGGATTTATGATAATGAATCAGGACTTCCCAACAGATAAAGGACAGCAGCTTAATTTTACTTATGAATTAGAGCCCTCATTAGTAATAAGAAATAACCACTTTTTTTCTTTTGCTGCCGGCTATAAATTCCATCACATTTCAAACGCTCAAACAGGTACCGAAAATCCTGGAGTAGATTCGAATTTTATTTTTTTTTCAATCATTCTATCTAGTTAA
- a CDS encoding PH domain-containing protein — protein sequence MSQKAVVLKEAEFNPKLKTYLNLYGLFILLVSFITIPLIPFWLIIAPFFINKYYERLDCELTTRSLRFKKGLLVKIEKTIPLDKIQDITFREGPLLRKLGLSILRIETAGNSASAAADLSLIGIVDAHEFRQLVFDQRDKVTDNQSTGTLSQGDESIVEVLKDIRESLKRIEGKIN from the coding sequence ATGTCCCAAAAAGCTGTAGTCCTAAAAGAAGCGGAGTTTAACCCAAAGCTAAAGACCTATCTTAACCTATATGGTCTTTTCATACTGCTAGTCTCATTTATTACGATTCCACTAATTCCTTTTTGGTTGATCATCGCTCCTTTCTTTATAAATAAATACTACGAGCGGCTTGACTGCGAACTTACTACGCGCTCATTGCGATTTAAAAAAGGATTGCTAGTAAAGATTGAAAAGACCATTCCTCTCGATAAAATTCAGGATATAACCTTTAGAGAGGGCCCACTGTTACGAAAACTGGGATTAAGTATTCTTAGAATAGAAACAGCAGGGAATTCGGCTTCCGCTGCTGCTGATCTGAGCCTAATTGGTATTGTAGATGCTCACGAGTTCAGGCAATTGGTTTTTGACCAACGAGATAAAGTAACCGATAATCAAAGTACTGGAACGCTTTCACAAGGCGATGAGTCAATTGTAGAAGTACTAAAAGATATACGAGAGTCTTTAAAGCGTATTGAAGGTAAAATTAACTAA
- a CDS encoding cold shock domain-containing protein: MSSKEKQTGTVKWFHNIKGYGFISSEMDEEIFVHYSEINSEGFKKLKRGEKVEFFLDSGDKGLLARDVSLVGTSEEEDYF, translated from the coding sequence ATGTCGTCTAAGGAAAAACAAACCGGAACTGTTAAGTGGTTTCACAACATTAAAGGTTATGGTTTTATAAGCTCTGAAATGGATGAAGAAATTTTTGTTCATTATTCTGAAATTAATTCTGAGGGCTTTAAAAAGCTGAAGCGCGGTGAAAAAGTGGAATTCTTTTTGGATTCGGGCGATAAAGGTTTACTAGCCAGAGATGTTTCTTTGGTAGGAACTTCTGAAGAAGAGGATTACTTTTAG
- a CDS encoding response regulator codes for MQYTVLVIDDDEPIHYMTKNLLGGEFNLVHAKNAQEAIDILSNTKINLILSDIHMPGLTGLELLESVRQDNEKSQIPVLIMTNLPTIEKEQRALQLGAADFIKKELFTSDRDRILELVRMKLVTNIDVSDLEEDLAENKNRLVMKLMESALSGSFSDTVDVLSTELKAILDSNFLGFWIVKGDSSELVHFYGDEKPDDTIVDSITTEQSFHHLLETQTPYLSNHIYNEELGFFTEFSKANKLSAEIAVPLFSVNEKSLLMNNLKVPDKTDLFGVIVIKRNVLFSSNEFSLISRLITQTGSILWRLYKKNAG; via the coding sequence ATTCAATATACCGTTTTGGTCATTGATGACGATGAACCAATTCATTATATGACTAAAAACTTACTGGGCGGTGAATTTAATTTAGTTCATGCAAAGAATGCTCAAGAGGCCATCGATATCCTGTCTAATACTAAGATCAACCTGATTCTCTCTGATATCCATATGCCTGGCCTTACCGGTTTGGAATTATTGGAATCGGTGAGACAAGATAATGAGAAGAGTCAGATTCCTGTTCTGATTATGACTAACCTCCCAACCATTGAGAAAGAGCAAAGAGCTCTTCAATTGGGAGCCGCAGATTTTATTAAGAAAGAGCTATTTACTTCAGATAGAGACCGAATTCTCGAGCTAGTAAGAATGAAATTGGTTACAAATATCGATGTATCCGATTTAGAGGAAGATCTTGCCGAGAATAAGAATAGATTGGTGATGAAATTAATGGAGAGTGCTCTTTCGGGTTCTTTCTCAGATACAGTTGATGTTTTAAGTACAGAGCTAAAAGCTATTCTTGATTCAAATTTTCTTGGCTTCTGGATAGTTAAAGGAGATAGTTCAGAATTGGTTCATTTTTACGGTGATGAAAAACCTGACGATACAATTGTAGATTCAATTACAACTGAACAATCCTTCCATCATTTACTGGAAACCCAAACACCGTATTTGAGCAATCATATATATAATGAGGAACTGGGCTTTTTTACAGAGTTTTCTAAAGCAAATAAATTGTCTGCCGAAATTGCCGTACCACTCTTCTCTGTGAACGAAAAAAGTCTTTTAATGAACAACTTGAAAGTTCCTGATAAGACAGATCTTTTTGGAGTAATAGTAATTAAACGTAATGTGCTTTTTTCATCAAACGAGTTCTCACTAATATCAAGATTGATAACTCAAACCGGTTCCATCTTGTGGAGGTTATATAAGAAAAATGCAGGGTAA
- a CDS encoding DUF3492 domain-containing protein, producing MSNEKPIVLFETEGSYPYSGGGVSTWAHILCSELVDTVDLYIYTITGQPFVESRYKLTENVKKIIHIPLWGVEEPVQYYDKDELFSYQIMRKSRTTKAVINEQFAPIFYDFVETLFDPFRDPDEISEIIYGMWKYFQVYDYKQTMRESSLWLNFKDHLMERFKHIKDDPKEPMVFDVTFGMRWLYHFLMPLAVSIPKEIDVCHATIAGFPALASIVAKYEYGTPSMVTDHGVYIRERLINLGRADMPFFSKQLLLNLATLVTRAVYYTADQISPVTTANQKWEEKFEADEKKILPIYNGVDTNIFNPTLKPAHTADKPTVVAVAHIFPLKDIETMIKTCDLVRKEITDVQFIVYGSLDVDKDYVSKCEELIKELNVGDHFRFGGFHDKPSMVFNEGDISILTSISEGFPYTVIESMSCQRPVVATDVGGIKDALEGCGVLCKPRDPRAIADGVIKLLKDTNLRLELGKKSREKVLLNFTTKKSVDSYLESYKRLMVLPRNPLKESIKTKSVIDFLNTLSEEPELVG from the coding sequence ATGAGCAATGAGAAACCCATTGTATTGTTCGAGACAGAGGGTTCTTACCCATACAGTGGGGGTGGTGTATCAACCTGGGCTCATATTCTTTGCTCTGAGTTGGTTGATACCGTAGATTTATATATTTATACCATTACTGGCCAACCCTTTGTTGAAAGCAGGTATAAGCTTACTGAGAATGTTAAAAAGATTATCCATATTCCGCTTTGGGGGGTAGAAGAACCGGTTCAGTACTACGATAAGGACGAACTTTTTTCTTATCAGATAATGAGGAAGTCCAGAACTACAAAAGCGGTAATCAATGAACAATTCGCTCCTATATTCTATGATTTTGTAGAGACTCTATTTGATCCGTTTCGAGATCCAGACGAGATAAGTGAAATTATCTATGGGATGTGGAAATACTTCCAGGTATATGACTACAAACAAACCATGAGAGAATCTTCTCTATGGTTAAACTTTAAAGATCATCTGATGGAAAGATTCAAGCACATCAAAGATGATCCAAAAGAACCCATGGTTTTTGACGTCACTTTTGGGATGAGGTGGTTATATCATTTTTTGATGCCTCTGGCGGTAAGTATACCTAAAGAAATAGATGTTTGTCATGCAACAATAGCAGGTTTCCCTGCACTCGCATCAATTGTAGCTAAATACGAATATGGCACGCCGAGTATGGTCACCGATCATGGGGTTTATATTCGCGAAAGGCTGATTAACCTTGGACGAGCCGATATGCCTTTCTTTTCAAAACAGTTACTTCTCAATTTGGCAACGCTGGTTACAAGAGCGGTTTACTATACCGCAGATCAGATTTCACCTGTTACTACTGCTAATCAGAAATGGGAAGAAAAATTTGAAGCTGATGAAAAGAAAATATTACCGATTTACAATGGGGTTGATACAAATATCTTTAATCCAACGCTAAAGCCCGCCCACACTGCTGATAAGCCAACGGTAGTAGCCGTAGCTCATATTTTCCCGTTAAAGGATATAGAAACGATGATTAAGACCTGTGATCTGGTAAGGAAGGAAATCACAGATGTTCAGTTTATTGTTTACGGCAGTTTAGATGTTGACAAAGACTATGTTTCTAAATGCGAGGAGCTAATTAAAGAGCTTAATGTTGGAGACCATTTCCGGTTCGGAGGTTTTCATGATAAACCAAGTATGGTATTTAATGAGGGGGATATTTCAATTCTTACTTCTATTTCAGAAGGATTCCCTTATACAGTAATTGAATCGATGAGTTGTCAGCGCCCTGTTGTAGCTACTGATGTTGGGGGAATTAAAGATGCACTGGAAGGTTGTGGAGTTCTGTGCAAACCTAGGGATCCAAGAGCAATCGCTGATGGAGTTATTAAATTGCTAAAAGACACAAATCTCAGGCTGGAGCTAGGAAAAAAATCCAGGGAAAAAGTATTACTTAATTTCACGACTAAGAAAAGTGTCGATTCATACCTGGAGAGCTACAAAAGACTTATGGTATTGCCACGAAATCCTTTAAAGGAATCAATAAAAACAAAGTCAGTGATTGATTTTCTGAATACGTTATCCGAGGAGCCAGAATTAGTTGGGTGA
- a CDS encoding DUF3492 domain-containing protein has translation MKVLLVIEGTYPWYRGGVSEWIFQYLKHCRSFEFSILQIATDNYRPLSLDSALYPIPENVVDFVRIPPPEFNTNWSNSLLDWYNESSSEFNGLMESHDLIHATNTGFAGWLSTKLSEESKRPLVLTEHAVYWLEVQKGAVALECGYEIPDDGTSKKEIEILFQDIAAEVYEKADYIMTVSETNIPLQKKLGAKSVRYVPNGVDSSWIIDEKKRTKKPVIGWVGRCAEMKNPLQFFEYVKAFNSEEFEADFLMLLSGANEEELENQVRSEAKKHPYVRMVWNMPSREYYPEMDILMITSHNESQPLVMFEALANKVLPSGRKVGDLTDNYGLTFPKSYSLKSIVQHIKQKWKASTEFEDYVTERYQKVVDEHTWESIFRKYETLLSDVVLNEVSG, from the coding sequence TTGAAAGTATTGCTTGTAATCGAAGGAACTTATCCCTGGTACAGGGGGGGAGTAAGTGAATGGATTTTTCAGTATCTAAAGCACTGCAGATCATTTGAGTTCAGCATACTTCAAATTGCCACTGATAACTATCGACCACTTTCACTAGATTCTGCATTATATCCAATCCCTGAAAATGTAGTCGATTTTGTTCGTATCCCACCACCAGAATTTAATACCAACTGGTCAAATAGTCTTTTAGATTGGTATAACGAGAGCAGCTCAGAGTTCAATGGATTGATGGAGTCTCATGACCTGATTCATGCTACAAATACGGGATTTGCAGGTTGGCTTAGTACAAAGCTTTCAGAAGAATCTAAACGTCCATTAGTGCTTACCGAACACGCAGTATACTGGCTGGAGGTACAAAAAGGGGCAGTTGCATTAGAATGCGGATATGAGATTCCTGATGACGGGACTTCAAAAAAAGAGATAGAGATTTTATTTCAAGATATAGCTGCTGAGGTTTATGAAAAAGCTGACTATATCATGACGGTATCAGAAACAAATATTCCGCTTCAGAAAAAGCTTGGTGCTAAATCAGTAAGGTATGTACCAAATGGAGTTGATAGTTCCTGGATAATTGATGAGAAAAAAAGAACAAAAAAACCAGTTATAGGTTGGGTAGGGAGGTGTGCAGAAATGAAGAACCCTCTACAATTTTTTGAATATGTTAAGGCCTTTAATTCCGAAGAGTTTGAAGCTGACTTTCTCATGTTGTTAAGTGGAGCAAACGAAGAAGAGCTGGAAAATCAGGTTAGAAGTGAAGCAAAAAAACATCCATATGTGAGGATGGTTTGGAATATGCCGTCCAGGGAATACTATCCTGAAATGGATATACTAATGATCACGAGCCATAATGAATCTCAACCCCTGGTTATGTTTGAGGCACTGGCAAACAAGGTCCTGCCATCTGGTCGTAAAGTGGGTGATTTAACTGATAATTATGGCCTGACTTTTCCTAAATCATACAGTCTTAAATCCATAGTTCAACATATAAAACAAAAATGGAAGGCGTCTACAGAGTTCGAGGATTATGTGACTGAGCGTTATCAAAAAGTTGTTGATGAGCATACTTGGGAATCAATTTTTAGGAAGTACGAAACATTGCTTTCGGATGTGGTTCTAAATGAGGTTTCCGGATGA
- a CDS encoding sodium-dependent transporter has product MAANSQERFSSKLGLILSVLGIAIGTGNIWRFPRIAAQNGGEDGAGAFLVAWLCFLFLWSIPLIIAEYGIGRNGRKGVIGSFSELIGKNKGWMGGFIGFVATAIMFYYSVVAGWCLFYLIQSVSGGLPDTYTASLQVWESFQGNGLPVLFHGVIMLVGGFVVIKGISSIERVNKILIPSLLVVILVSLVKSLTLEGSGEGLKYLFTPDWATLKSPKIWLEALTQNAWDTGAAWGLILTYACYMRKSDDVTISAFQTGIGNNVISLLAAVIIFSTVFGTLGSSMSNSEILDVMKTSGPASTGLTFIWMPQLFASMTGGGIFSVLFFLGLTFAAFSSLISMIELAVKVFVELGMERKKATIYIASAGFLFGIPSALNLTFFANQDFVWGVGLMVSGAFISYAVISYGAEKFRNNLVNTEESKTKLGSWWTIIIRYIVPVEVITLLIWWMYLSATEYAPDTWYNPFSPFSVATVLVQWAIAIGLVYYFNKRIIAKAEVS; this is encoded by the coding sequence ATGGCAGCGAATTCACAAGAACGTTTCTCATCCAAACTCGGACTCATTTTAAGTGTACTAGGTATAGCAATTGGTACCGGAAATATTTGGAGATTCCCCCGAATTGCTGCTCAAAATGGAGGTGAAGATGGGGCAGGGGCATTCCTTGTAGCCTGGTTATGCTTCCTTTTTCTTTGGTCAATACCTTTAATTATCGCTGAATACGGTATTGGAAGGAATGGTCGAAAAGGGGTAATAGGGTCTTTTTCTGAATTGATTGGTAAGAATAAAGGCTGGATGGGCGGATTTATTGGTTTCGTTGCAACAGCGATAATGTTCTATTATAGCGTAGTTGCAGGATGGTGTTTGTTCTATCTAATCCAATCAGTTTCGGGTGGTCTTCCTGATACTTATACAGCTTCACTTCAGGTATGGGAGTCTTTCCAAGGCAATGGATTACCGGTGTTATTTCACGGTGTGATTATGCTTGTAGGAGGCTTTGTTGTTATTAAAGGAATATCCTCGATTGAGCGGGTTAACAAGATTCTTATTCCCTCTTTGCTCGTAGTAATTCTCGTTTCTTTGGTAAAGTCGTTAACCCTTGAGGGAAGTGGTGAAGGTTTAAAGTATTTGTTTACACCTGATTGGGCGACTCTTAAAAGTCCTAAAATTTGGTTAGAAGCATTAACACAAAATGCCTGGGATACCGGGGCGGCATGGGGATTAATCCTAACCTATGCTTGTTATATGAGAAAATCGGATGATGTAACCATCAGTGCTTTTCAAACGGGAATTGGGAATAATGTAATCTCACTATTAGCTGCGGTAATAATCTTCTCTACCGTTTTTGGTACGCTTGGATCTAGCATGAGTAATTCTGAGATATTGGATGTAATGAAGACATCAGGTCCGGCAAGCACAGGGCTTACATTTATATGGATGCCTCAATTATTTGCTTCAATGACAGGTGGAGGTATTTTCTCCGTTCTGTTTTTCCTGGGGCTTACTTTCGCTGCTTTTAGTTCACTTATCTCTATGATTGAACTCGCAGTTAAAGTATTTGTAGAGCTTGGTATGGAGCGCAAAAAAGCAACAATTTATATCGCTAGTGCAGGTTTTCTTTTTGGCATACCGTCAGCATTGAACCTTACATTTTTTGCTAATCAGGATTTTGTTTGGGGGGTAGGTTTGATGGTTTCAGGTGCCTTTATTTCCTATGCAGTCATTTCATATGGAGCTGAAAAATTTAGAAACAACCTGGTTAATACTGAAGAATCGAAAACGAAATTAGGATCCTGGTGGACGATCATAATTCGTTACATCGTTCCTGTTGAAGTGATCACACTGCTGATTTGGTGGATGTATTTAAGCGCCACAGAATATGCACCAGACACGTGGTACAACCCGTTTAGTCCCTTTTCAGTTGCAACTGTATTAGTGCAATGGGCTATTGCAATAGGACTGGTTTATTACTTTAACAAAAGAATAATCGCGAAAGCAGAAGTTAGTTAA
- a CDS encoding hybrid sensor histidine kinase/response regulator gives MHFQLNPSEFLILIVDDTETNIKLLSHVLRGEGFTPIVAFNGTDAIELIKSRKPELVLLDIMMPDMTGYEVCRIIKADESLSSIPIIFLSALSETSDKVEGFEAGGVDYITKPYQKDEVLARIRTHLVLGKLQKEREERIEILRNRELELQELNSKKDQLVRIVSHDIKNPLTGIVGLANLIRNTPSLPEEEVNKMLGVMESSGKKLMDLVKKVLDSESESSSKDNLKLSESYLNDLGEKVISVNQPKAILKDITLNLIQELAVPKVILDHTKIEIALNNLVSNALKFTPREGIVALHINSDQDKVLFKVEDNGVGISDKIKNAMFGGLDSGNNHSDLGTEGEVGTGLGLEVVEKYVNMHKGKVWVESQEGAGSTFFIELPINQ, from the coding sequence ATGCACTTCCAACTAAATCCGTCAGAATTTTTAATTCTTATAGTTGACGATACGGAAACTAACATAAAATTATTATCCCATGTTCTTAGGGGGGAAGGGTTTACACCTATTGTTGCTTTTAACGGTACTGATGCAATTGAACTAATCAAAAGCCGAAAACCTGAGCTTGTTTTATTGGATATTATGATGCCCGATATGACTGGTTATGAGGTATGTAGAATTATAAAAGCCGACGAGAGTTTGAGTTCGATCCCGATAATCTTTTTAAGTGCTCTTTCCGAAACGAGCGATAAAGTAGAGGGTTTTGAGGCTGGCGGAGTTGATTATATTACTAAGCCCTATCAAAAAGACGAAGTTTTAGCTAGAATTCGAACTCATTTAGTTTTGGGTAAACTTCAAAAGGAGCGCGAAGAGAGGATTGAGATCCTAAGAAATAGGGAGCTGGAGCTTCAAGAGCTTAACTCGAAAAAAGATCAGCTGGTAAGAATAGTCAGTCACGATATTAAAAATCCGTTAACTGGAATTGTTGGACTAGCCAATTTGATCAGGAATACTCCAAGTCTTCCTGAAGAAGAAGTAAATAAGATGCTTGGTGTAATGGAATCAAGCGGTAAAAAGTTAATGGATCTGGTAAAAAAGGTTCTCGACTCAGAATCTGAATCCTCAAGCAAAGATAATTTGAAGCTATCTGAGTCATATTTAAATGATCTTGGAGAAAAAGTGATATCGGTTAATCAACCCAAGGCCATCTTGAAAGATATAACATTAAATCTAATTCAAGAACTTGCTGTTCCAAAAGTGATCCTTGACCATACCAAGATCGAAATAGCGCTTAATAATTTGGTGTCTAATGCTTTAAAGTTTACTCCAAGAGAAGGGATTGTAGCGCTTCATATTAATTCGGACCAAGATAAGGTTCTTTTTAAAGTAGAGGATAACGGGGTTGGGATATCTGATAAAATCAAAAATGCCATGTTTGGAGGTCTTGATTCGGGTAATAATCATTCAGATCTAGGAACTGAAGGGGAAGTAGGAACGGGTTTGGGTTTAGAGGTTGTTGAAAAATATGTTAATATGCACAAGGGTAAAGTATGGGTAGAGTCGCAAGAAGGTGCGGGCTCGACTTTCTTTATCGAGCTTCCTATTAATCAATAG
- a CDS encoding peptidylprolyl isomerase: protein MMSLKAEINTSKGTINLTLFPEKTPKTVANFVNLAQRGFYNDLIFHRVIPDFMIQGGCPNGDGRGGPGYRFEDEFDPELLHDTPGKLSMANAGPGTNGSQFFITHVATPWLDGRHSVFGKVESEGDQEIVNKIAQGDIINSITIVGDTENLLAEVQEVSLWNEVLDG from the coding sequence ATCATGTCATTAAAAGCTGAAATCAATACATCAAAGGGAACGATTAATCTCACCCTCTTCCCAGAAAAAACTCCTAAAACTGTGGCGAACTTTGTAAACCTCGCTCAAAGGGGTTTCTACAATGACTTAATTTTTCATAGAGTAATTCCAGACTTTATGATTCAGGGTGGGTGCCCTAACGGAGATGGAAGAGGCGGCCCCGGATACCGATTCGAAGATGAATTCGACCCAGAGCTTTTACATGATACCCCAGGTAAGTTATCTATGGCTAACGCTGGGCCTGGTACTAATGGAAGCCAGTTTTTTATAACACATGTAGCGACTCCATGGTTAGATGGAAGGCATAGTGTTTTTGGTAAAGTTGAATCAGAAGGAGATCAGGAAATCGTTAATAAGATTGCTCAGGGTGATATAATTAATTCGATCACTATTGTAGGAGACACTGAAAATCTTTTGGCGGAAGTCCAAGAAGTATCACTATGGAATGAAGTCCTGGATGGGTAG